The following coding sequences lie in one Leptospira mtsangambouensis genomic window:
- a CDS encoding DMT family transporter, whose product MQFQVILFFCIAVFFNALANILIKSSSLQDQTKTLSGGLWDTIFTVFNPYFIGGLASFGLALLGYRYVLGKGLKLSLAYPVFTSSGFIIVLIASSLFFKERLNLTQWLGIAFILIGVWLTALQMFDVKS is encoded by the coding sequence ATGCAATTCCAGGTCATCCTCTTCTTCTGTATAGCCGTATTCTTTAATGCATTGGCTAATATTTTAATCAAATCCTCATCCTTACAAGACCAAACAAAAACATTGTCAGGTGGTCTTTGGGATACAATCTTTACAGTGTTTAATCCTTACTTTATAGGTGGACTCGCTAGTTTTGGATTAGCCTTACTTGGGTATCGATATGTGTTGGGGAAAGGTTTGAAACTTTCACTTGCATATCCAGTATTTACTTCTAGTGGATTTATCATTGTTCTGATTGCTTCTTCGCTTTTTTTTAAAGAAAGGTTGAATTTGACACAATGGTTGGGGATTGCATTTATATTGATTGGTGTTTGGCTTACCGCCTTGCAGATGTTTGATGTTAAGTCTTAA
- a CDS encoding alpha/beta fold hydrolase, translating into MHGIETKSDLNREGSNRKMKQKSFRFRNWECAYLDSETPGPVLVFCHANGYSAGCYQYYFNLLSKHYRVIAPDFLGHGSSEFSLKFNNWNVFRDQILALLDFESINKTNIIGHSLGGASSLLAAAKEPSRFEKVLAMDPVILGWKLILLSKFLENPLAKGAKKRRTHFKSIELVRRSFRKFPAFANFEPSIFEDYLNSCFESTGHDAEVKLCCDPKVEARIFGHAHFHVFKNFYGIKTENHIAIPEKFEVCSPKYAYLLTKKHPKSDVTIFPGFTHFFPFERPKETWDWMQRCLEIKEN; encoded by the coding sequence TTGCATGGGATAGAGACAAAATCCGATCTAAATCGGGAAGGGTCAAATAGAAAAATGAAACAAAAATCCTTTCGGTTCAGAAACTGGGAATGCGCCTACTTAGATTCGGAAACTCCGGGTCCCGTTCTCGTTTTCTGTCACGCCAATGGTTATAGTGCTGGTTGTTACCAATATTACTTTAATTTATTATCAAAACACTATCGAGTCATTGCTCCTGATTTTTTGGGACATGGAAGTTCTGAGTTTAGTTTAAAATTTAATAACTGGAATGTGTTTCGAGATCAAATCCTCGCACTTCTTGATTTTGAATCCATCAACAAAACAAATATCATTGGTCATTCACTAGGTGGTGCCTCATCACTTTTAGCCGCTGCCAAAGAACCTTCCCGTTTTGAAAAAGTTCTAGCCATGGATCCCGTCATCTTAGGTTGGAAACTCATCCTCCTTTCTAAATTTTTAGAAAACCCTTTGGCAAAAGGTGCCAAAAAAAGAAGAACTCATTTCAAATCAATTGAGCTTGTTAGGCGATCGTTTCGAAAATTTCCCGCCTTTGCCAACTTCGAACCTTCCATCTTCGAAGATTATCTAAACTCTTGTTTTGAGAGCACCGGCCATGACGCAGAAGTCAAACTATGTTGTGATCCAAAAGTCGAAGCAAGGATTTTTGGACATGCTCACTTCCATGTCTTCAAAAACTTTTATGGAATCAAAACGGAAAACCATATTGCCATTCCCGAAAAGTTCGAAGTCTGTAGCCCAAAGTATGCCTATCTCCTAACCAAAAAACATCCCAAGTCCGATGTCACCATCTTCCCCGGCTTCACACATTTTTTCCCCTTCGAAAGACCAAAGGAAACTTGGGACTGGATGCAGCGATGTTTGGAGATAAAAGAAAATTGA
- a CDS encoding CaiB/BaiF CoA transferase family protein, whose translation MSQNQNQSSKGPLAGVKVVDLSLLLPGPLCSQHLADMGAEVIKIENPRAYDGSRAMFKGKTGYPALYMMLNRNKKAITLNLKRDQAKEILFKLLEDADILLEGFRPDGMDKMGIGYDVLKEKFPRLIYCGISGYGISGKYVDFAGHDLNYLAISGVLDQTGNPPRPAGFQLADVGGGTLTALSAILAALYFREKTGKGQRIDISMTDASLQFLSLYGGILSSSEKSPEAGNDILSGKLPNYNVYETKEGRYVALGALEDMFFQTFLRAAGMENLTKDHPMNEENIPLIKQKLTDFFKSKTYSDLQPIFDNTDACLSPILNMKEVSEDPHMKERGMVIERNHPKYGPILQFGSPFHFSETPFVYRNDPPEHGEHTDEILGGLGFSKDKIAEFKKDRVI comes from the coding sequence ATGAGCCAAAACCAAAATCAATCCTCTAAGGGACCACTTGCTGGTGTCAAAGTTGTGGACCTTTCTTTACTCCTTCCAGGCCCTTTATGTTCGCAACATTTAGCAGATATGGGTGCAGAAGTCATCAAAATTGAAAATCCAAGAGCCTATGATGGATCTCGTGCGATGTTCAAAGGAAAAACTGGTTATCCTGCCTTATACATGATGTTGAATCGAAATAAAAAAGCGATCACACTGAATCTCAAACGAGACCAAGCCAAAGAAATTCTTTTTAAACTTTTAGAAGATGCAGATATTTTACTCGAAGGATTTCGTCCCGATGGAATGGATAAGATGGGAATTGGTTATGATGTCTTAAAAGAAAAATTTCCGCGTTTGATTTACTGTGGAATTTCTGGCTACGGCATCTCGGGTAAATACGTAGACTTTGCCGGACATGATTTGAATTACTTAGCGATCTCAGGAGTCCTTGACCAAACAGGAAATCCTCCAAGGCCTGCTGGTTTCCAATTGGCAGATGTGGGTGGAGGAACTCTCACAGCACTTTCTGCGATCCTAGCAGCTCTTTACTTTAGAGAAAAAACGGGCAAAGGCCAACGCATTGATATTTCAATGACAGATGCTTCTCTTCAATTTCTTTCGTTATACGGTGGTATTTTATCTTCTTCGGAAAAATCTCCAGAAGCAGGGAATGATATTTTGTCTGGTAAATTACCAAACTATAATGTGTATGAAACCAAAGAAGGAAGATACGTAGCACTTGGTGCCTTAGAAGATATGTTTTTCCAAACTTTTTTACGAGCTGCAGGAATGGAAAACTTAACCAAAGACCATCCCATGAATGAAGAAAATATTCCTCTCATTAAACAAAAGTTAACTGATTTTTTTAAATCCAAAACCTATTCCGATTTACAACCAATCTTTGATAATACAGATGCTTGCCTATCTCCCATTCTCAATATGAAAGAAGTTTCGGAAGATCCACATATGAAAGAACGTGGTATGGTCATCGAAAGAAATCATCCCAAATACGGACCGATTTTACAATTTGGGTCTCCGTTTCATTTTTCAGAGACACCATTTGTCTACAGAAACGATCCACCAGAACATGGGGAGCATACTGATGAGATTTTGGGTGGATTGGGGTTTTCCAAGGATAAAATTGCGGAGTTCAAAAAAGACCGAGTGATCTAA
- a CDS encoding sulfatase, translating to MKSKSVSIKLKTFFFLFCFLSFSFCKKTGSDTGPESNLPDTTKRPNVLWIVIDSLRGDIIGQYGVTPNLDLFAENAVTFKYHLVNAAWTRPSTLVFFTGKYASANPVNFWDYPTTKSEVESFYRTEKHPLPKLLKENAFGTYMVGNNPFLTDKFGLGVDVGFDSLYDFSNYNEDTKKITKKTFEVLEEISNDKKPFFLFLNYNDPHKPYTPPQGFTNRIQTKEVLDEKKMNYLGEVAFVDEELGKVFLELKNKNLWDNTMILITADHGEVMHVAHAISPFTGTNTYYGHGQDLFLENIHVPLLVKLPNETKKQSIETMTRSIDLYPTVLDYTGLVVPKSVQGKSLRSLIEIQETTKRTYYGETRFTQGYGEGHEFLLQRSYRFHELGKFWQGSVGSEFYLYLDSKKDPNQENPLRITNIAAIKGMKLQPDLEKKILRFWKQIRAMEPKLPLYHLSIQPESKDTEVQIRIPSGTIRMASYPDDVVLEEKGKLVQIQTKRTDPFEISFEVYPDVSFPEFTVWFSKKQIPKSEIFTGYFGVSLASCKSNCDLLYETGPKRPIITPKAKVYFWKEGGQKKSYSSKQELGTDALEILKKQGYVQ from the coding sequence TTGAAATCAAAATCTGTTTCCATAAAACTAAAAACATTTTTTTTTCTATTCTGTTTTCTTTCTTTTTCCTTTTGTAAAAAAACAGGTTCAGATACTGGACCTGAATCCAATCTCCCCGACACAACAAAACGTCCCAATGTTCTTTGGATTGTGATTGATTCGCTTCGCGGTGATATCATTGGTCAATATGGGGTGACACCTAACTTAGATTTGTTTGCGGAAAATGCCGTTACTTTTAAGTATCATTTAGTCAACGCCGCTTGGACTAGACCTTCTACACTTGTATTTTTTACGGGTAAATATGCGTCAGCAAACCCTGTTAATTTTTGGGATTATCCTACCACAAAATCGGAAGTAGAATCCTTCTATCGGACGGAAAAACATCCTCTCCCTAAACTACTTAAAGAAAATGCTTTTGGTACTTATATGGTGGGTAACAATCCGTTTTTAACGGACAAATTTGGTCTTGGAGTTGATGTCGGCTTTGATTCGTTATACGACTTTTCCAATTATAACGAAGACACAAAGAAAATTACCAAAAAAACTTTCGAAGTATTGGAAGAAATTTCGAACGATAAAAAACCTTTTTTCCTTTTTTTAAATTATAACGATCCGCACAAACCATACACACCACCGCAAGGATTCACAAATCGTATCCAAACAAAAGAAGTTTTGGATGAAAAGAAAATGAATTATCTTGGAGAAGTTGCCTTTGTGGACGAGGAACTCGGAAAAGTTTTTCTGGAACTAAAAAACAAAAATCTTTGGGACAACACCATGATCCTCATCACAGCTGACCACGGTGAGGTGATGCATGTCGCCCATGCAATTTCTCCTTTTACGGGAACCAATACGTATTATGGACATGGTCAGGATTTGTTTTTAGAAAATATCCATGTGCCACTTCTTGTTAAGTTACCGAATGAAACCAAAAAACAATCGATTGAGACAATGACGAGGTCGATTGATTTATATCCAACGGTTTTGGATTATACTGGATTGGTTGTTCCAAAATCTGTACAGGGTAAATCACTTCGGTCTTTAATTGAGATTCAAGAGACCACCAAACGAACATATTATGGTGAAACCAGGTTTACACAAGGGTATGGGGAAGGACATGAGTTTCTTTTGCAAAGGTCCTACCGCTTTCATGAACTTGGAAAATTTTGGCAAGGTTCAGTGGGGAGTGAATTTTATTTGTATTTGGATTCGAAAAAAGATCCAAACCAAGAAAATCCATTAAGAATAACAAATATTGCTGCGATCAAAGGTATGAAATTGCAGCCAGATTTGGAAAAAAAAATCCTTCGGTTTTGGAAACAAATTCGAGCTATGGAACCCAAACTGCCGTTATATCATCTTTCCATACAGCCAGAATCAAAGGATACAGAAGTTCAAATTCGGATTCCTAGCGGAACCATACGTATGGCATCTTACCCCGATGATGTGGTTTTGGAAGAAAAAGGAAAGTTGGTTCAAATCCAAACCAAACGAACAGATCCTTTTGAAATTAGTTTTGAGGTGTATCCAGATGTAAGTTTTCCTGAATTTACAGTTTGGTTTTCTAAAAAACAAATTCCAAAATCGGAAATTTTTACAGGATACTTTGGTGTGAGTTTGGCATCTTGTAAGTCCAACTGTGATTTGTTATATGAAACAGGACCTAAAAGACCAATCATCACTCCCAAAGCAAAAGTATATTTTTGGAAAGAAGGTGGACAAAAAAAATCTTATTCTTCGAAACAAGAATTAGGAACTGATGCTTTGGAGATTCTAAAGAAACAAGGATATGTGCAGTAA
- a CDS encoding beta strand repeat-containing protein, translating to MGAIRGQKGIMFRICISIIILTFSTLTISCQSITPLNLQMLFGSFFASTTGQGSVIYEAPNFLFTSENGRQAEFTIRLNIEPNSSVRIGPITVSDPTEGVLLSSTFLDFSEDNWDTPQIIRLAGVDDLIADGNQNYRVQLGTTLTSDIRFSAQGLPVLLVVNTDDESSGVAASPTLGLITSETGETGTIAYVLQTRPMQDVTIRNFVSNDTTEATVAAVELIFTPNNWNVPQTVIVTGVDDFSVDDSTFQISADPTVSNDPAYMGKPIPIITGTNVDDDVAGFTVINLSGLTTTEAGGAVSFGVVMNTLPTNSVTIPSIVATPSSEGTASPSSLTFAPGEWFTPKIVTVTGVNEFIVDGPKTVSIVVGAATSADTDYNGLAGPVFPSVTNTDDDVPGFVLTSPGSLTISENGGNLSFAIHLLSQPPPGFTVTLTGISENNVITNSSTSNLVFTNANWNADQYVNITTNNNSIDEDTRTVTLQFGSVDTGGSADPVYNSVSPPSSVTILVTDDDTAGFTVTPVGGLVVHENGTPSTETFTVVLNSQPTNSVSIPSITSNNTSEITVSPASLSFTAGNWNTPQTVTISSVLDGVDDGDQNVNISFGNSTSADPKYNSIAIPAVTAINTDSNEPLVRIQNLSASSMVENGTSTITFEIRLSLKPNANVTIGPITASDGTEAVLLNSSSGVAASRTLTFTPTNGQVANYSGNTSDSGWDVVQVVTIRSVADSFDDGNIPVTIHIPQASGSYFSGLYPTGALPGYTEASGDLVITITDNDTTGFTISSNTLNLTEGGSDGTFTVRLNSAPCDTPGNLASCATGSVTIPITGETFNLPDTVQYTFSPASLTFTHTNFSTTQTVTVVVVNDSINETNTRTHTLTLGVISGSGTDYEGMNPSDITINITDDDNPSPSILFTLDSGQPYFTTESGQSAMYSLRLGSRPIPGNQVTVTLATSDATEGMINDGGTPVSSKQYIFDETNWSTSVPVEIQGVSDALSDGNVSYSVTVNGTETGSMPSWYVSFVGSTGDTATLVNYSTSENPVTVVTPTNMTRAENSGAFPIYVLLSQAPTDDVTVPISVTTTFPCQLIVAPSVPQFSISTSSLTITSANWNTIGAHNTITVTPNDDAVDDGNVSCPIVVGVLSSTDGFYNGLNPYPSSNYPMLTLNDNDSAGITTSGFTPATVITSQSGASSEFYIHLDSQPTTNITVNFNTTPGGLVSFPTAPLTFTPSNFGSGQLVTVTGLDTAAIGDVSYTIASVVSSGETGTGFTPSTIYTALTPLSISATHINFIYDIVPCTDPNPMNVCGTSANSSGGLVTSPNLITTEIGGQSRFQVRLRARPISNVTIPVSSSNVAEGTSSVSSLVFTSSDWNTYQNVVLTGVDDFLTDGNIAYSVLFGSLSGGGSGFNGESLPNVSVTNQDND from the coding sequence ATGGGTGCGATACGAGGACAAAAGGGAATCATGTTCAGAATCTGTATTTCCATTATCATCCTCACCTTCTCCACCCTCACCATTTCTTGCCAATCCATCACACCGCTGAATTTGCAGATGTTATTCGGTTCTTTTTTTGCTTCCACAACCGGGCAAGGATCTGTCATTTACGAAGCTCCGAATTTTTTATTCACGAGTGAAAATGGAAGACAAGCAGAATTCACAATTCGTTTGAACATAGAACCAAACAGTTCAGTAAGAATTGGCCCGATCACAGTCTCTGATCCCACAGAAGGTGTACTTTTATCATCAACTTTTCTGGATTTTTCTGAAGATAACTGGGACACACCGCAAATCATTCGTTTGGCGGGAGTGGATGATTTAATTGCTGATGGAAATCAAAACTACAGAGTTCAACTGGGAACCACATTAACTTCAGATATCCGGTTTTCTGCCCAAGGACTTCCTGTTTTACTCGTTGTGAATACGGATGATGAATCTTCCGGAGTGGCTGCAAGCCCTACTTTAGGACTCATCACTTCAGAAACGGGAGAAACCGGTACCATTGCTTATGTATTACAAACAAGGCCCATGCAAGATGTTACTATCAGAAATTTTGTTTCCAATGATACAACAGAAGCAACTGTCGCTGCAGTAGAGCTTATATTCACACCTAACAATTGGAATGTGCCACAAACTGTGATTGTCACTGGTGTGGATGATTTTAGTGTAGATGATAGTACATTTCAAATCTCAGCTGATCCCACTGTTTCGAATGATCCAGCTTATATGGGAAAACCAATTCCTATCATTACTGGAACCAATGTCGATGATGATGTGGCAGGATTTACTGTTATCAATTTATCAGGACTGACTACAACAGAAGCCGGGGGTGCTGTGAGTTTTGGGGTTGTGATGAATACATTGCCGACAAACTCAGTGACAATTCCTTCTATTGTGGCCACTCCCAGTTCGGAAGGAACAGCATCCCCTTCTTCTCTTACATTTGCACCTGGTGAATGGTTCACTCCTAAAATTGTTACTGTCACTGGGGTAAATGAATTTATCGTGGATGGTCCAAAAACTGTCTCAATCGTGGTTGGTGCAGCTACCTCTGCTGATACAGATTACAATGGTTTGGCGGGCCCAGTGTTTCCTTCTGTCACCAATACCGATGATGATGTTCCAGGATTTGTTCTTACGTCCCCAGGTAGTTTGACCATTTCTGAAAATGGAGGAAATCTCTCCTTTGCCATTCATCTTTTGTCCCAACCTCCTCCCGGTTTTACAGTAACACTGACAGGAATCTCGGAAAATAATGTGATCACCAATAGCAGTACTTCCAACTTGGTTTTTACAAATGCCAATTGGAATGCAGACCAATACGTCAACATCACCACAAATAACAATTCCATTGATGAAGACACAAGGACTGTCACATTGCAGTTTGGATCTGTTGATACTGGTGGGTCTGCCGATCCGGTGTATAATTCAGTATCACCACCATCATCAGTTACCATCTTAGTCACAGATGATGACACAGCTGGATTTACAGTCACTCCTGTCGGGGGTCTTGTGGTCCATGAAAATGGAACTCCTTCGACAGAAACCTTTACAGTCGTTTTAAATTCACAACCAACAAATTCAGTCAGCATTCCAAGTATCACATCCAACAATACTTCTGAAATTACAGTATCTCCGGCTTCTTTGAGTTTTACCGCTGGAAATTGGAACACTCCACAAACAGTTACCATATCATCAGTGTTAGATGGAGTGGACGATGGTGATCAAAATGTGAATATCTCTTTTGGAAATTCTACCTCTGCCGATCCAAAATACAATTCGATCGCTATTCCTGCTGTCACTGCCATCAATACGGATAGCAATGAACCTTTGGTTCGCATCCAAAATTTATCAGCATCTTCCATGGTTGAAAATGGAACATCCACCATTACATTTGAAATCAGACTTTCCTTAAAACCGAATGCTAATGTAACCATTGGGCCCATCACTGCTTCTGACGGAACAGAAGCGGTACTTCTCAATAGTTCTTCTGGGGTTGCCGCCTCAAGAACTCTTACCTTTACTCCGACAAACGGACAAGTCGCTAATTATTCCGGGAACACCAGTGATAGTGGATGGGATGTGGTACAAGTGGTCACCATTCGTTCCGTGGCCGATTCTTTTGATGATGGAAACATTCCTGTCACCATTCATATCCCACAAGCAAGTGGTTCTTACTTTAGCGGGCTTTATCCGACTGGAGCTCTTCCTGGTTATACAGAAGCTAGCGGGGATTTGGTGATCACCATCACTGATAATGATACAACAGGTTTTACTATCTCTTCTAATACACTGAACCTTACGGAAGGGGGAAGTGATGGAACCTTTACGGTTCGTTTGAATTCTGCACCTTGTGACACTCCAGGAAATTTAGCATCTTGTGCCACAGGTTCCGTTACGATCCCAATCACGGGTGAAACATTTAATTTACCCGATACAGTGCAGTATACTTTTTCTCCTGCCAGTTTGACTTTCACTCATACAAACTTTTCAACAACCCAAACAGTGACTGTAGTTGTGGTCAATGATTCCATCAATGAAACAAACACAAGAACTCACACACTGACTCTCGGTGTTATCTCCGGATCGGGTACTGACTATGAAGGAATGAATCCTTCTGATATCACCATTAACATTACAGACGATGACAATCCTTCCCCAAGTATTTTATTCACTTTGGATTCAGGACAACCATATTTCACAACAGAGTCTGGCCAATCGGCAATGTATAGCCTACGACTTGGGAGTCGCCCCATTCCGGGAAACCAAGTCACAGTTACTCTCGCCACATCCGATGCAACAGAAGGAATGATCAATGATGGAGGAACACCCGTTAGTTCCAAACAATATATCTTTGATGAAACCAATTGGAGTACATCCGTTCCAGTGGAAATCCAAGGTGTGTCCGATGCCTTAAGTGATGGTAACGTAAGTTATTCGGTGACAGTTAATGGAACAGAAACTGGTTCAATGCCTTCATGGTATGTTAGTTTTGTGGGAAGCACAGGAGACACAGCGACACTTGTCAACTATAGTACATCGGAAAATCCAGTGACAGTTGTCACTCCCACAAATATGACAAGGGCCGAAAACTCTGGGGCCTTTCCCATCTATGTACTTCTCAGCCAAGCACCGACTGATGATGTAACAGTTCCCATTTCGGTAACAACAACTTTTCCTTGCCAATTGATTGTGGCACCGAGTGTTCCACAATTTTCTATTTCCACAAGTTCTCTCACCATCACCAGTGCCAATTGGAATACCATCGGAGCACATAACACAATCACTGTGACTCCCAACGATGATGCCGTCGATGATGGGAATGTATCCTGTCCAATTGTTGTTGGTGTCCTTTCTTCCACCGATGGTTTTTATAACGGATTGAATCCATATCCATCTTCAAATTATCCTATGCTCACTTTAAATGATAATGATAGTGCAGGCATCACAACTTCTGGATTTACACCTGCAACAGTCATTACCTCACAATCAGGTGCTTCCTCCGAATTTTATATACATTTAGATTCACAACCCACAACGAACATCACAGTGAACTTTAACACTACACCTGGTGGACTTGTGAGTTTTCCGACAGCACCTCTTACCTTCACCCCAAGTAATTTTGGTTCGGGCCAACTGGTCACTGTGACAGGACTTGATACAGCTGCTATTGGTGATGTGAGTTATACCATTGCTTCCGTGGTCAGCTCAGGAGAAACAGGCACCGGCTTTACTCCTTCTACGATTTATACAGCCCTCACCCCTCTTTCCATCTCTGCTACTCATATCAATTTTATTTACGATATTGTTCCTTGTACAGATCCAAATCCTATGAATGTTTGCGGAACTTCAGCCAATAGTTCCGGAGGACTAGTCACATCACCTAACTTAATTACTACGGAAATTGGAGGCCAATCCAGGTTCCAAGTTCGTTTGCGGGCCAGACCCATTTCAAACGTGACCATTCCCGTCTCCAGTTCAAATGTGGCCGAAGGAACCAGTTCTGTCTCTAGTTTGGTTTTTACATCGAGTGATTGGAATACGTACCAAAATGTAGTCCTCACGGGAGTGGATGATTTTCTGACCGATGGAAATATTGCTTATTCTGTTTTATTTGGATCCCTCAGCGGTGGAGGGAGTGGATTTAACGGAGAATCTTTACCAAATGTATCTGTTACGAATCAAGATAACGATTGA
- the lpdA gene encoding dihydrolipoyl dehydrogenase, producing MSSPNHFQVIVIGGGPGGYVAAIRAAQLGLQTCIVEREKLGGVCLNWGCIPTKALLESAHVLEHLKHAASFGLSCDNIKADFDVVIKRSRSVADQMAKGVEYLMKKNKITVVNGEASFQNSKTIQVKSSSGEASTYTADFYILAVGAKNKALPFLPFDGKRVLSARDAMVEPKVIPNLAIIGAGAIGVEFADFYASMGSKVTIIEFQDHLLPNEDLEISGILERSFKKRGIEQYLSHGVETASVTDAGVELTLLDRKSAKKEKLNFDKVIVGVGITPNTGNIGLDEIGIKLKNGFVDFVGNYRSTVDHIYAIGDCIATPALAHVASAEGIRAAEDISVRVGNPHHLQIAKLNYSYIPGCTYCHPEVASVGLTEEKAKAMGYEITVGKFPFTASGRAQAQGDTTGMVKIVSDKKHGEILGAHIIGSGATEMIAELTLGANMEITVRELANTIHAHPTLSEGIMESAAAVLGEAINI from the coding sequence ATGTCTAGTCCAAACCATTTCCAAGTCATCGTTATTGGAGGAGGGCCCGGCGGTTATGTCGCTGCCATCCGTGCTGCACAATTAGGGTTACAAACTTGTATTGTGGAACGTGAAAAACTCGGTGGAGTGTGTTTGAACTGGGGTTGTATTCCCACCAAAGCCCTGTTAGAAAGTGCTCATGTTTTGGAACATTTAAAACATGCAGCCAGTTTCGGATTGTCTTGCGACAATATCAAAGCTGATTTTGATGTCGTGATCAAACGTTCTCGGTCCGTGGCAGACCAAATGGCCAAAGGTGTTGAGTATCTGATGAAGAAAAACAAAATCACCGTGGTGAATGGAGAGGCCAGTTTCCAAAATTCCAAAACCATCCAAGTGAAGTCCAGTTCAGGAGAAGCTTCCACTTATACTGCCGATTTTTATATTTTAGCCGTGGGTGCTAAAAACAAAGCCCTTCCTTTTTTGCCTTTTGACGGCAAACGTGTGTTATCTGCAAGAGATGCCATGGTCGAACCAAAAGTCATTCCTAACCTTGCCATCATTGGAGCGGGGGCGATTGGAGTGGAGTTTGCGGATTTTTATGCCAGTATGGGATCTAAGGTAACCATCATTGAATTCCAAGACCATCTTCTTCCCAATGAAGATTTGGAAATTTCAGGAATCCTAGAAAGAAGTTTTAAAAAACGAGGGATTGAACAGTATTTGAGCCATGGAGTGGAAACGGCTTCTGTTACGGATGCGGGAGTGGAACTTACCTTACTAGATCGTAAATCGGCAAAAAAAGAAAAGTTAAACTTTGATAAGGTGATTGTTGGAGTGGGAATAACACCTAACACTGGAAATATTGGATTAGATGAAATTGGAATCAAATTAAAAAATGGATTTGTGGATTTTGTTGGTAACTACCGTTCGACAGTGGATCATATTTATGCCATTGGGGATTGTATTGCCACACCGGCTCTCGCCCATGTGGCCAGTGCCGAAGGCATTCGTGCGGCAGAAGATATCTCTGTGCGAGTCGGTAACCCTCACCATTTACAAATCGCAAAACTCAACTATTCTTATATTCCAGGATGTACGTACTGTCATCCAGAAGTGGCAAGCGTTGGCCTTACAGAAGAAAAAGCCAAAGCCATGGGGTATGAAATCACTGTGGGTAAGTTTCCTTTTACCGCCAGTGGCCGTGCGCAGGCCCAAGGGGACACCACCGGAATGGTGAAAATTGTTTCGGATAAAAAACACGGGGAAATTTTAGGAGCCCATATCATTGGGAGTGGGGCCACGGAAATGATCGCAGAATTGACGTTAGGTGCCAATATGGAGATCACAGTCAGGGAACTTGCTAATACCATCCATGCCCATCCAACACTATCGGAAGGAATTATGGAAAGTGCAGCGGCGGTGCTTGGGGAAGCGATTAATATATAG